Proteins encoded by one window of Acinonyx jubatus isolate Ajub_Pintada_27869175 chromosome X, VMU_Ajub_asm_v1.0, whole genome shotgun sequence:
- the LOC113597815 gene encoding uncharacterized protein CXorf51A-like — MAKATRKTQNPPACSTATQQSTSGPRRRKPAKTPRQPKTGGSGKVTKPTIKVKRQLRGTVTKKAPMKTPISSKKVKKGRGTALFGHYRRMNKAQNPHDSQWDQPSTSKVRGGR, encoded by the exons ATGGCGAAGGCAACTAGGAAAACCCAGAACCCACCAGCTTGTAGCACAGCTACACAGCAATCAACATCAGGCCCCAGAAGGAGGAAACCCGCGAAGACCCCCCGTCAACCCAAGACCGGAGGCAGCGGCAAG GTGACCAAACCAACCATAAAGGTGAAAAGACAACTCCGGGGGACCGTGACCAAGAAAGCCCCGATGAAGACtcccatttcttcaaagaaagtgaagaaaggtAGAGGGACTGCCCTGTTCGGCCATTACCGCAGGATGAATAAAGCGCAGAATCCCCATGATTCGCAGTGGGACCAACCCAGCACCTCAAAGGTGCGTGGTGGCCGCTAA